The following are encoded in a window of Numida meleagris isolate 19003 breed g44 Domestic line chromosome 9, NumMel1.0, whole genome shotgun sequence genomic DNA:
- the FAM214A gene encoding protein FAM214A isoform X7 — protein sequence MLLWKNNTPIMVEVMLLPDCCYSDEGPNTEGNDLNDPAIKQDALLLERWILEPVPRQSGDRFIEEKTLLLAVRSFVFFSQLSAWLSVSHGAVPRNILYRVGAADVDLQWTFSQTPTEHVFPVPNVSHNVALKVSVQSLPRQSNYPVLTCSIHTNLSYYEKQMKERKLHQHSESSAAELCSTSSPQRVCGKQAWTMTPESLLNVKKTPEFTSSIRNLKLYPSAGLGSDFAASQSKVQCYNAAADSKTQSHETAVRTFKSFSLIDSRVSNGHCSHQSTGETNPLIGSLLQERQEVIARIAQHLIHCDPATSPGVAGRPFNIHETSTATPKAYRSTYEDESLLRKGKETSPVPTVNLDNAIQEDGGEGKTRAIPEIPRLDPRAPANHCGRPPAGEGNPLIDSLLQERREVIARIAQHLIHCDPATSHVNGRPFKVHETSPVTSKIFRSTYEDENLLKKVKQPSSVSFAKSSFSLLEDSSKSRFKTPDTPISPRFDGESKASLKLQARRKLVLAKPSEAVQNAFHQTSNKTSHSFTNMHTSSPCVKENKSELPDKLEMMHSDYVQKDQVTNRIKQCSNFSSVDEQVCTNKLKERMIVSESSNMGTFNNLQIDKCRLLEGTKKATVMQASDSLHKNELKCSDKDSKKSSIYEQNTQLISIENYLNKDHDNFKNKNRQDKMKAAHDENEEPVGLDFQSTSQKKSTEDGSIRCERLKNPDVQKAPALKHTNIWRKHNFRSLDGTSTKAFHPRTGLPLLSSPVPQRKTQSGCFDLDSSLLQLKCLSARSPQQCINRESDPESHGKPFLSSSAPPVTSLSLLGNFEESVLNFRLDPLGIVEGFTAEVGASGVFCPTHMTLPVEVSFYSVSDDNAPSPYMGVITLESLGKRGYRVPPSGTIQVTLFNPNKTVVKMFVVIYDLREMPANHQTFLRQRTFSVPVRREIKRTVNKENSQQTEERLLRYLIHLRFQSSKSGKIYLHRDVRLLFSRKSMEVDSGAAYELKSYTESPTNPQFSPRC from the exons ATGCTACTGTGGAAAAACAATACTCCAATCATGGTTGAAGTGATGTTACTTCCAGACTGTTGCTATAGTGATGAAGGGCCTAACACAGAGGGGAACGATTTAAATGATCCTGCAATCAAACAAGATGCGTTGTTGTTAGAAAGGTGGATTTTGGAACCAGTTCCTCGACA AAGCGGAGATCGATTCATTGAAGAGAAGACACTTTTGTTGGCTGTTcgctcttttgttttcttctcccagctGAGCGCGTGGCTGAGTGTTTCACATGGTGCTGTTCCCCGTAACATTCTGTACAG GGTGGGTGCTGCAGATGTGGACCTGCAATGGACGTTCTCCCAGACACCAACGGAGCATGTCTTTCCTGTTCCTAATGTTTCTCACAATGTGGCCTTGAAAGTCAGTGTCCAGTCCTTACCCAGACAATCAAATTACCCAGTTTTGACCTGTAGTATTCACACCAACCTTAGCtattatgaaaagcaaatgaaggaGCGTAAGTTACATCAGCACAGTGAATCCAGTGCAGCAGAACTGTGCAGTACCTCCAGTCCGCAGCGTGTCTGTGGGAAACAAGCGTGGACAATGACACCTGAAAGCTTACTTAATGTAAAAAAGACACCTGAATTTACTTCCTCTATCAGAAATTTAAAGCTTTATCCGTCTGCTGGTCTTGGATCTGATTTTGCAGCGTCACAATCGAAAGTTCAGTGCTATAATGCTGCAGCAGACAGTAAGACGCAATCTCACGAAACAGCTGTTCGAACttttaaatccttttctttGATTGATTCCCGTGTTTCAAATGGTCATTGCTCTCATCAGTCCACAGGAGAAACCAATCCTTTGATAGGCTCCTTACTTCAGGAGCGACAAGAAGTCATTGCGAGAATTGCTCAACACTTGATTCACTGTGATCCAGCTACTTCCCCAGGGGTTGCTGGACGTCCCTTCAACATACACGAAACCAGCACAGCTACACCAAAAGCTTATCGAAGTACTTATGAAGATGAAAGCTTGCTGAGGAAAGGCAAGGAAACCTCACCTGTTCCTACTGTCAATTTAGATAATGCAATACAAGAAGATGGTGGTGAAGGCAAAACTAGAGCAATACCAGAAATCCCACGGCTCGATCCTCGTGCTCCAGCGAACCACTGTGGCCGTCCACCTGCAGGAGAAGGTAACCCTCTCATTGACTCTCTGCTCCAGGAGCGGCGGGAGGTTATAGCAAGGATTGCCCAGCACTTGATTCATTGTGATCCAGCTACTTCTCATGTCAATGGTCGTCCATTCAAAGTGCATGAGACTAGCCCAGTTACTTCAAAAATTTTCCGAAGTACatatgaagatgaaaatttgCTGAAGAAAGTCAAGCAaccatcttctgtttcttttgctaaaTCCAGTTTTTCTCTGCTCGAAGACAGCAGTAAATCAAGGTTCAAAACACCTGATACTCCGATCAGTCCTAGGTTTGATGGTGAATCAAAGGCTTCTCTGAAACTTCAAGCGAGAAGAAAATTGGTGTTAGCAAAACCCAGTGAAGCTgtccaaaatgcatttcatcAGACTTCAAATAAGACTTCTCATTCATTTACTAACATGCACACATCATCACCatgtgttaaagaaaataaatctgaattgCCGGATAAATTGGAAATGATGCATTCTGATTATGTGCAGAAAGACCAGGTAACCAATAGAATTAAACAGTGTTCAAATTTTAGCAGCGTTGATGAACAGGTTTGCACAAATAAACTTAAAGAAAGAATGATTGTTAGTGAGAGCAGCAACATGGGCACTTTTAACAATTTGCAGATAGATAAATGTAGACTACTTGAAGgtacaaaaaaagcaactgtgATGCAGGCATCTGACTCTTTGCACAAGAATGAACTCAAATGTTCAGATAAAGACTCAAAGAAATCAAGTATTTATGAGCAAAATACCCAGCTTATTAgtattgaaaattatttaaataaagaccATGacaatttcaaaaataaaaacagacaagataaaatgaaagctgCACATGATGAGAATGAAGAGCCAGTAGGCCTTGATTTCCAAAGCACTTCTCAGAAGAAGTCTACAGAAGACGGCTCTATTAGGTGTGAGCGGCTGAAGAACCCAGATGTGCAG AAAGCACCAGCTCtaaaacacacaaatatatgGCGGAAACACAATTTTCGGTCCTTGGATGGAACTTCAACCAAGGCTTTTCATCCCCGAACTGGGTTGCCTCTGCTTTCAAGTCCT GTTCCTCAGAGGAAAACACAGTCTGGGTGCTTTGATCTGGATTCATCACTGCTGCAGTTGAAATGTTTGTCTGCAAGAAG CCCACAACAATGTATAAACAGAGAGAGTGATCCAGAGAGCCATGGGAAACCATTTCTAAGTTCTAGTGCTCCACCAGTAACAAGTCTTAGCCTTCTGGGAAACTTTGAG gagtCCGTCTTGAATTTTCGCTTAGACCCGCTAGGCATCGTCGAGGGCTTCACAGCAGAAGTGGGAGCGAGCGGGGTCTTCTGTCCCACTCACATGACTCTCCCTGTTGAAGTGTCATTCTACAGTGTTTCAGATGATAACGCACCCTCTCCTTACATG ggTGTAATTACTTTAGAGTCCCTTGGTAAAAGGGGTTATCGGGTACCGCCTTCAGGAACGATACAAGTG ACCTTATTTAACCCTAACAAAACTGTGGTGAAGATGTTTGTGGTGATCTATGACTTGAGAGAGATGCCAGCTAATCATCAGACATTCCTACGGCAAAGAACTTTCTCTGTTCCTGTGAGACGAGAAATCAAGCGGACTGTCAATAAAGAAAATAGCCAACAGACTGAAGAAAGGCTACTACGCTACCTCATACATCTGAG GTTCCAGAGTTCTAAATCTGGAAAGATCTACCTCCACCGAGACGTTAGGCTCCTGTTCTCTCGGAAGTCCATGGAAGTTGATAGCGGCGCTGCGTATGAACTCAAATCTTACACTGAATCTCCAACAAATCCTCAGTTTTCCCCAAGATGTTAG
- the FAM214A gene encoding protein FAM214A isoform X8 gives MLQCVFVFRRAIAVLLPDASRVPLLQRVEKRKIKPEHTLDEYFEYEAEEFLVSLALLITEGRTPEHSIKGRTEGFHCPPAQSSQPPTTKHECSDKLAQCRQARRTRSEVMLLWKNNTPIMVEVMLLPDCCYSDEGPNTEGNDLNDPAIKQDALLLERWILEPVPRQSGDRFIEEKTLLLAVRSFVFFSQLSAWLSVSHGAVPRNILYRVGAADVDLQWTFSQTPTEHVFPVPNVSHNVALKVSVQSLPRQSNYPVLTCSIHTNLSYYEKQMKERKLHQHSESSAAELCSTSSPQRVCGKQAWTMTPESLLNVKKTPEFTSSIRNLKLYPSAGLGSDFAASQSKVQCYNAAADSKTQSHETAVRTFKSFSLIDSRVSNGHCSHQSTGETNPLIGSLLQERQEVIARIAQHLIHCDPATSPGVAGRPFNIHETSTATPKAYRSTYEDESLLRKGKETSPVPTVNLDNAIQEDGGEGKTRAIPEIPRLDPRAPANHCGRPPAGEGNPLIDSLLQERREVIARIAQHLIHCDPATSHVNGRPFKVHETSPVTSKIFRSTYEDENLLKKVKQPSSVSFAKSSFSLLEDSSKSRFKTPDTPISPRFDGESKASLKLQARRKLVLAKPSEAVQNAFHQTSNKTSHSFTNMHTSSPCVKENKSELPDKLEMMHSDYVQKDQVTNRIKQCSNFSSVDEQVCTNKLKERMIVSESSNMGTFNNLQIDKCRLLEGTKKATVMQASDSLHKNELKCSDKDSKKSSIYEQNTQLISIENYLNKDHDNFKNKNRQDKMKAAHDENEEPVGLDFQSTSQKKSTEDGSIRCERLKNPDVQKAPALKHTNIWRKHNFRSLDGTSTKAFHPRTGLPLLSSPVPQRKTQSGCFDLDSSLLQLKCLSARSPQQCINRESDPESHGKPFLSSSAPPVTSLSLLGNFEESVLNFRLDPLGIVEGFTAEVGASGVFCPTHMTLPVEVSFYSVSDDNAPSPYMGVITLESLGKRGYRVPPSGTIQVPPFRY, from the exons ATACTTTAGATGAGTACTTTGAGTATGAAGCTGAGGAGTTCCTGGTCTCCTTGGCCTTGCTGATCACCGAAGGTCGGACACCCGAACACTCGATAAAGGGCAGAACCGAGGGCTTTCATTGTCCTCCAGCGCAGTCAAGTCAGCCACCAACAACTAAGCATGAATGCAGTGACAAGCTGGCTCAG TGTCGTCAAGCCAGGCGAACCAGATCTGAGGTTATGCTACTGTGGAAAAACAATACTCCAATCATGGTTGAAGTGATGTTACTTCCAGACTGTTGCTATAGTGATGAAGGGCCTAACACAGAGGGGAACGATTTAAATGATCCTGCAATCAAACAAGATGCGTTGTTGTTAGAAAGGTGGATTTTGGAACCAGTTCCTCGACA AAGCGGAGATCGATTCATTGAAGAGAAGACACTTTTGTTGGCTGTTcgctcttttgttttcttctcccagctGAGCGCGTGGCTGAGTGTTTCACATGGTGCTGTTCCCCGTAACATTCTGTACAG GGTGGGTGCTGCAGATGTGGACCTGCAATGGACGTTCTCCCAGACACCAACGGAGCATGTCTTTCCTGTTCCTAATGTTTCTCACAATGTGGCCTTGAAAGTCAGTGTCCAGTCCTTACCCAGACAATCAAATTACCCAGTTTTGACCTGTAGTATTCACACCAACCTTAGCtattatgaaaagcaaatgaaggaGCGTAAGTTACATCAGCACAGTGAATCCAGTGCAGCAGAACTGTGCAGTACCTCCAGTCCGCAGCGTGTCTGTGGGAAACAAGCGTGGACAATGACACCTGAAAGCTTACTTAATGTAAAAAAGACACCTGAATTTACTTCCTCTATCAGAAATTTAAAGCTTTATCCGTCTGCTGGTCTTGGATCTGATTTTGCAGCGTCACAATCGAAAGTTCAGTGCTATAATGCTGCAGCAGACAGTAAGACGCAATCTCACGAAACAGCTGTTCGAACttttaaatccttttctttGATTGATTCCCGTGTTTCAAATGGTCATTGCTCTCATCAGTCCACAGGAGAAACCAATCCTTTGATAGGCTCCTTACTTCAGGAGCGACAAGAAGTCATTGCGAGAATTGCTCAACACTTGATTCACTGTGATCCAGCTACTTCCCCAGGGGTTGCTGGACGTCCCTTCAACATACACGAAACCAGCACAGCTACACCAAAAGCTTATCGAAGTACTTATGAAGATGAAAGCTTGCTGAGGAAAGGCAAGGAAACCTCACCTGTTCCTACTGTCAATTTAGATAATGCAATACAAGAAGATGGTGGTGAAGGCAAAACTAGAGCAATACCAGAAATCCCACGGCTCGATCCTCGTGCTCCAGCGAACCACTGTGGCCGTCCACCTGCAGGAGAAGGTAACCCTCTCATTGACTCTCTGCTCCAGGAGCGGCGGGAGGTTATAGCAAGGATTGCCCAGCACTTGATTCATTGTGATCCAGCTACTTCTCATGTCAATGGTCGTCCATTCAAAGTGCATGAGACTAGCCCAGTTACTTCAAAAATTTTCCGAAGTACatatgaagatgaaaatttgCTGAAGAAAGTCAAGCAaccatcttctgtttcttttgctaaaTCCAGTTTTTCTCTGCTCGAAGACAGCAGTAAATCAAGGTTCAAAACACCTGATACTCCGATCAGTCCTAGGTTTGATGGTGAATCAAAGGCTTCTCTGAAACTTCAAGCGAGAAGAAAATTGGTGTTAGCAAAACCCAGTGAAGCTgtccaaaatgcatttcatcAGACTTCAAATAAGACTTCTCATTCATTTACTAACATGCACACATCATCACCatgtgttaaagaaaataaatctgaattgCCGGATAAATTGGAAATGATGCATTCTGATTATGTGCAGAAAGACCAGGTAACCAATAGAATTAAACAGTGTTCAAATTTTAGCAGCGTTGATGAACAGGTTTGCACAAATAAACTTAAAGAAAGAATGATTGTTAGTGAGAGCAGCAACATGGGCACTTTTAACAATTTGCAGATAGATAAATGTAGACTACTTGAAGgtacaaaaaaagcaactgtgATGCAGGCATCTGACTCTTTGCACAAGAATGAACTCAAATGTTCAGATAAAGACTCAAAGAAATCAAGTATTTATGAGCAAAATACCCAGCTTATTAgtattgaaaattatttaaataaagaccATGacaatttcaaaaataaaaacagacaagataaaatgaaagctgCACATGATGAGAATGAAGAGCCAGTAGGCCTTGATTTCCAAAGCACTTCTCAGAAGAAGTCTACAGAAGACGGCTCTATTAGGTGTGAGCGGCTGAAGAACCCAGATGTGCAG AAAGCACCAGCTCtaaaacacacaaatatatgGCGGAAACACAATTTTCGGTCCTTGGATGGAACTTCAACCAAGGCTTTTCATCCCCGAACTGGGTTGCCTCTGCTTTCAAGTCCT GTTCCTCAGAGGAAAACACAGTCTGGGTGCTTTGATCTGGATTCATCACTGCTGCAGTTGAAATGTTTGTCTGCAAGAAG CCCACAACAATGTATAAACAGAGAGAGTGATCCAGAGAGCCATGGGAAACCATTTCTAAGTTCTAGTGCTCCACCAGTAACAAGTCTTAGCCTTCTGGGAAACTTTGAG gagtCCGTCTTGAATTTTCGCTTAGACCCGCTAGGCATCGTCGAGGGCTTCACAGCAGAAGTGGGAGCGAGCGGGGTCTTCTGTCCCACTCACATGACTCTCCCTGTTGAAGTGTCATTCTACAGTGTTTCAGATGATAACGCACCCTCTCCTTACATG ggTGTAATTACTTTAGAGTCCCTTGGTAAAAGGGGTTATCGGGTACCGCCTTCAGGAACGATACAAGTG cccccctttagatattga
- the FAM214A gene encoding protein FAM214A isoform X9: MLQCVFVFRRAIAVLLPDASRVPLLQRVEKRKIKPEHTLDEYFEYEAEEFLVSLALLITEGRTPEHSIKGRTEGFHCPPAQSSQPPTTKHECSDKLAQCRQARRTRSEVMLLWKNNTPIMVEVMLLPDCCYSDEGPNTEGNDLNDPAIKQDALLLERWILEPVPRQSGDRFIEEKTLLLAVRSFVFFSQLSAWLSVSHGAVPRNILYRVGAADVDLQWTFSQTPTEHVFPVPNVSHNVALKVSVQSLPRQSNYPVLTCSIHTNLSYYEKQMKERKLHQHSESSAAELCSTSSPQRVCGKQAWTMTPESLLNVKKTPEFTSSIRNLKLYPSAGLGSDFAASQSKVQCYNAAADSKTQSHETAVRTFKSFSLIDSRVSNGHCSHQSTGETNPLIGSLLQERQEVIARIAQHLIHCDPATSPGVAGRPFNIHETSTATPKAYRSTYEDESLLRKGKETSPVPTVNLDNAIQEDGGEGKTRAIPEIPRLDPRAPANHCGRPPAGEGNPLIDSLLQERREVIARIAQHLIHCDPATSHVNGRPFKVHETSPVTSKIFRSTYEDENLLKKVKQPSSVSFAKSSFSLLEDSSKSRFKTPDTPISPRFDGESKASLKLQARRKLVLAKPSEAVQNAFHQTSNKTSHSFTNMHTSSPCVKENKSELPDKLEMMHSDYVQKDQVTNRIKQCSNFSSVDEQVCTNKLKERMIVSESSNMGTFNNLQIDKCRLLEGTKKATVMQASDSLHKNELKCSDKDSKKSSIYEQNTQLISIENYLNKDHDNFKNKNRQDKMKAAHDENEEPVGLDFQSTSQKKSTEDGSIRCERLKNPDVQKAPALKHTNIWRKHNFRSLDGTSTKAFHPRTGLPLLSSPVPQRKTQSGCFDLDSSLLQLKCLSARRSPS; the protein is encoded by the exons ATACTTTAGATGAGTACTTTGAGTATGAAGCTGAGGAGTTCCTGGTCTCCTTGGCCTTGCTGATCACCGAAGGTCGGACACCCGAACACTCGATAAAGGGCAGAACCGAGGGCTTTCATTGTCCTCCAGCGCAGTCAAGTCAGCCACCAACAACTAAGCATGAATGCAGTGACAAGCTGGCTCAG TGTCGTCAAGCCAGGCGAACCAGATCTGAGGTTATGCTACTGTGGAAAAACAATACTCCAATCATGGTTGAAGTGATGTTACTTCCAGACTGTTGCTATAGTGATGAAGGGCCTAACACAGAGGGGAACGATTTAAATGATCCTGCAATCAAACAAGATGCGTTGTTGTTAGAAAGGTGGATTTTGGAACCAGTTCCTCGACA AAGCGGAGATCGATTCATTGAAGAGAAGACACTTTTGTTGGCTGTTcgctcttttgttttcttctcccagctGAGCGCGTGGCTGAGTGTTTCACATGGTGCTGTTCCCCGTAACATTCTGTACAG GGTGGGTGCTGCAGATGTGGACCTGCAATGGACGTTCTCCCAGACACCAACGGAGCATGTCTTTCCTGTTCCTAATGTTTCTCACAATGTGGCCTTGAAAGTCAGTGTCCAGTCCTTACCCAGACAATCAAATTACCCAGTTTTGACCTGTAGTATTCACACCAACCTTAGCtattatgaaaagcaaatgaaggaGCGTAAGTTACATCAGCACAGTGAATCCAGTGCAGCAGAACTGTGCAGTACCTCCAGTCCGCAGCGTGTCTGTGGGAAACAAGCGTGGACAATGACACCTGAAAGCTTACTTAATGTAAAAAAGACACCTGAATTTACTTCCTCTATCAGAAATTTAAAGCTTTATCCGTCTGCTGGTCTTGGATCTGATTTTGCAGCGTCACAATCGAAAGTTCAGTGCTATAATGCTGCAGCAGACAGTAAGACGCAATCTCACGAAACAGCTGTTCGAACttttaaatccttttctttGATTGATTCCCGTGTTTCAAATGGTCATTGCTCTCATCAGTCCACAGGAGAAACCAATCCTTTGATAGGCTCCTTACTTCAGGAGCGACAAGAAGTCATTGCGAGAATTGCTCAACACTTGATTCACTGTGATCCAGCTACTTCCCCAGGGGTTGCTGGACGTCCCTTCAACATACACGAAACCAGCACAGCTACACCAAAAGCTTATCGAAGTACTTATGAAGATGAAAGCTTGCTGAGGAAAGGCAAGGAAACCTCACCTGTTCCTACTGTCAATTTAGATAATGCAATACAAGAAGATGGTGGTGAAGGCAAAACTAGAGCAATACCAGAAATCCCACGGCTCGATCCTCGTGCTCCAGCGAACCACTGTGGCCGTCCACCTGCAGGAGAAGGTAACCCTCTCATTGACTCTCTGCTCCAGGAGCGGCGGGAGGTTATAGCAAGGATTGCCCAGCACTTGATTCATTGTGATCCAGCTACTTCTCATGTCAATGGTCGTCCATTCAAAGTGCATGAGACTAGCCCAGTTACTTCAAAAATTTTCCGAAGTACatatgaagatgaaaatttgCTGAAGAAAGTCAAGCAaccatcttctgtttcttttgctaaaTCCAGTTTTTCTCTGCTCGAAGACAGCAGTAAATCAAGGTTCAAAACACCTGATACTCCGATCAGTCCTAGGTTTGATGGTGAATCAAAGGCTTCTCTGAAACTTCAAGCGAGAAGAAAATTGGTGTTAGCAAAACCCAGTGAAGCTgtccaaaatgcatttcatcAGACTTCAAATAAGACTTCTCATTCATTTACTAACATGCACACATCATCACCatgtgttaaagaaaataaatctgaattgCCGGATAAATTGGAAATGATGCATTCTGATTATGTGCAGAAAGACCAGGTAACCAATAGAATTAAACAGTGTTCAAATTTTAGCAGCGTTGATGAACAGGTTTGCACAAATAAACTTAAAGAAAGAATGATTGTTAGTGAGAGCAGCAACATGGGCACTTTTAACAATTTGCAGATAGATAAATGTAGACTACTTGAAGgtacaaaaaaagcaactgtgATGCAGGCATCTGACTCTTTGCACAAGAATGAACTCAAATGTTCAGATAAAGACTCAAAGAAATCAAGTATTTATGAGCAAAATACCCAGCTTATTAgtattgaaaattatttaaataaagaccATGacaatttcaaaaataaaaacagacaagataaaatgaaagctgCACATGATGAGAATGAAGAGCCAGTAGGCCTTGATTTCCAAAGCACTTCTCAGAAGAAGTCTACAGAAGACGGCTCTATTAGGTGTGAGCGGCTGAAGAACCCAGATGTGCAG AAAGCACCAGCTCtaaaacacacaaatatatgGCGGAAACACAATTTTCGGTCCTTGGATGGAACTTCAACCAAGGCTTTTCATCCCCGAACTGGGTTGCCTCTGCTTTCAAGTCCT GTTCCTCAGAGGAAAACACAGTCTGGGTGCTTTGATCTGGATTCATCACTGCTGCAGTTGAAATGTTTGTCTGCAAGAAG gagtCCGTCTTGA